The Hominilimicola fabiformis genomic interval AAACAAGTTTGAAGAAAACAGCAAACAATCTCGGAAGTCTTACAGACGAGGCAAAGATTGCACTCGGCAGAGTTGATACTCACACATATTCAGACCGTGGCTATCACGCACAGGTTAAGGCAAAGGCACTTGAACTCGGCAAAAACCTATGGCAGAGTGAAGTTGACAAGGGCGGTAACGGTGCAACTCTTGCAAGTATGATTATCGAAGATATGAACGGTATGCAACCGTCCGCATGGGTAATGTGGGATATAGTGGACTTCCATAAGGACTCAAAATTCATAGATCCGACGAGCGGAAACAAGACGGAGGAGAATAATGACCAATATATTAAATACGATTGTAATATATATGATCCTCAAAAAAACATATGGACAAAATCGCTTTGGGGCGTAGGTATGGCAGACCACGACAAAGAAAAATTGGTACTTACAAATAAGTATTACACATACGGTCAATTTACAAAGTACATAAATCCCGGTGATACAATTATAGCCTCATCGGCAAACACACTTGCCGCATACAACAAAAATACAGGCGATATTAAAATCGTAGCAAACAACGGTGCAAATTCGTCTGATGTTGATTATGTATTTGACCTTTCGGGATTTAATACGGTAGGTATAAATGTAAGAGAAATCAGAACAGATATGGCAGGTAACGAAAAGTGGGCAGAAATCAAGGATGGTGCTGTACTTGACGGAAAAACTCTTACAACAACTTTAAAAGCAAATACAGTAACAACATATTTGATTGAAACAGGTGCAAAGGTTACAAGTTTTGAACCTACAAGCACAGGTTTAAAATACAGCTATACACCGAGTGAAACATTGAACGGTTATAACCAATATTTTGCAGTGTACGATAAAAACGGTTTGCTAAAAGCTGTTACGGTAAACCAACCGACAGGAGAACTAACAGGTGACTTTACAGACTGTACATTCAAATTTATGGCGTGGGACGGAGTTACTCCGAAAGCGACTGTAACAAACACTACTTCACAGCTTGGAACAGATTATGCGGTTATTACAGGCAGTGACGTTGAAATTAAACGCGGTGACGAGGTACAACTTGCCCTTGGCACAAATTTAAAAGGTGATGTTACTTGGTCTGTTGACAGTGATGCAACTGAAAACGGTATTGCCGAAATTTCTCAGACAGGTCTTTTGAAGGCTAAGAAACCGGGCAAGGTAACTGTTACGGTTAAGGTAGGCGACTACACAACTTCAAAAACTTATGACATCACTGTTTATGCAACAATTTCAGGTGCGGCAACTGTAGGTGTCGGCAAAACATCACAATATACTCTTGATACAAATGCAGAGGGTACACCTGTTTGGAGCGTAAGTGATGAAAAAGTTGCAACTGTTTCACAAGACGGTACAGTAACAGGCGTGTCAGCAGGAACAGTTACAATAACGGCGACAATCGGTGACGTTAAGGCTACAAAAGATATTAAGGTAACAATGTATACTCTAAGCGGAACGGCTTCATGGGGAAATGCCTCAACAGCACCGAGTGACGCTAACGATTATCGCAAAGCGGCAGACGGCGACCTTAATACATATTTTGACGGCGTACAAAACGGCTATGTAATGTACGACTTCGTCAAGACTGTTAAAGTAAACAACGTAAAACTTGCCGCAAGAAGCGGAAAAGGTATGCCGGAAAGAACTGTAGGCGGTAAGATTCAAGCGTCAAATGACGGTATAACATGGACAGATTTATATACAATCACTTCAGCAATTCCGTCAAGTCAATATACAATAATCGAAAGTAAAGACCTGAATAATCAAAACGCATATCGTTACTTCAAATATACTAATGATACAAATATGACAAATATCGCAGAATTTTTGGTTGATGCAACTCCGTCAGAGGAAACGGCAGTCGGAGCACCGAGCGTTACGGATATTGATGAAATGAGCGATGATTTTGAAGATTCAACAAATATCTTTAATGCAAGTGCAGGAGATTTGTCGGCAGACGGAAATCAAGTATATGCAACAGGTCTTGAAAGATTCGGTAATGTATTTGTTCCTGTTAAAGCAACTGCAAAAGCAGAACTTACAGAGGCACAAACTCTTACAAGCAAAGATAAGTTCAGACTTACATTCGATATGTTCTCAGGTTGGGAGCAGAACGGTAAGGAAAATACATTCTCTGTTAAAGATGCAGACGGTAACGAGATTGTAGGATTTACAATCACAGGCGGCGGATATAATCTTAATCAAATGCGTATCGGAGGTACAGACGTACTTGCCGATTCGGAAAAACCGATAATCCAGTGTAAATCAACTGATGTCAAAAACGGTGCATTGCGTGGTGCAAACGGTTGGCAGACTTCATCACAGAAGTACGCAAATAATATGGGACTTAATAAAAAGGTAGAAATTATAATAGACGGAACAGGCTCGGCAAGCGTAAGCTTTACAGGCGGTGAGACTGATGTAAGTTACACAGGAACAATAAGCACACCTATAAGCGTTAAATCGCTTGAATTAACAGGTTCATACAACGGTGCAAGAGGAAGAGTTGTTTCATATGATAACTTTGACGCAGATGTAATATCTTACAGCAGTGAGTTGGTGGCACCGACGCCGACTCCTGAACCAACCGCAGCACCGACGGTTCCTGAAAGCGGCGAACTTATCAATATGAATTTTGATAACGGTGACTTAACAAGTACATCATCATACGGCAAGGCAACAGGTACACCGAAATTTGTTACGGTTGACAATAAGAAGTGTATTCAGTTTGACGGAACAAGCGGAACGGTTGTTACGCTTACAGACGCAAACGGCAATTCACTTTTGACAGGTCAGAAAAATATCACAATTTCATTTAAGGTTAAGCCGACAACCACAACAACATCATGGTGGTTCTTTGCCTCACCAAACAGCAGTGCACAGACATATCAAAAGGAACAGTATCTTGGTGCAATGACAAACAACAGCACACTTACATCTGAAAGATATAATAATTCCGGTACAAGAAGTGAGGCGGCAAAAGGTGCGTATAACACAAATGAATGGAACGATGTAATCATTTCGATTGCCGACGGCGTAACGGATGTTTATGTAAACGGAACAAGAACAAGCAGTGTTAATTCAACAGTTAATATTTCGGATATGCTCGGCAAAAATTCAGTTGCATATATCGGTAAGGCTAACTGGGGTTCTGGCGAGTATGCAACAGGTTATATAGATGATTTTGTAATCTATAACTATGCTTACGAAAATCCTTTAAATTCACTTGATTTGGGTGATTTGACAGCTGTTACATCTGACATTACAATCCCTACGCAAGAGGGTGTTACTTGGTCAACTTCAGACGCTGCTGTGGTTACAACGGCAGGTAAGATTACAAGAAGTGACGAAACAAAAACAGCTACTTTGACTGCAAAAATGACAAAAGACGGTGTTGAATTTACAAGAAACTTCGACGTAACTGTATTGGGATATACAGCGGTTATTGACAGTTTCAAAGCATATGCCGACGGAAATAAAATCGTTTATGCAAGTGACTGTGATTCGACGAAAGATAAGTATGCCGTAAAGGTTTCATTGGCTGATTCAGACGGTACGGCAGTCGGAACAGAGCAGACAAATGCGGCAGGCAGTTTTGATAATCTTGAAGTAGGTAAGTATAAAATAACAGCAACATTATCAGACGGAACAACAGAAAAGAAAAAGGTGGAAAAGACAATTAATATTAAGAACCTTGATGATATGAGTGCGTACTTGTTTGTTCACTTCGTTGATACACAAGAGGACGCAACTCGTGAACAAATCTATTTCTCAGTATCAAAAGACGGTAAGACATGGACAACGCTTAATAATAAACAACCGTATTTGACAAGTAATGTCGGTACACAGGGCGTTCGTGACCCGTATATTCTTCGCGGTGAGGACGGTAAGTTCTTTATTATCGCAACAGACTTAAGCGTCTATAACTTAAAGAATAACTGGACAGCCGCCGCACAGCAAGGCTCAAAGAGCATTGTTGTATGGGAAAGCAGTGACCTTGTTAATTGGAGCGAGGCAAGCCTTGTAAAGATTAATAATGACAATGCCGGTTGTACATGGGCGCCGGAGGCTTGCTATGACCCTGAAAAGGATGAATATATGGTATTCTGGGCATCGGTTGTAAGCGATGACAGCTATCAAAAGTACAGAATTTACAGAAGTTATACAAAGGACTTCAAGACATTCTCTGCTCCTGAATTGTATATAGAAGAGCCTAACGCGGTTATTGATACAACTATTATCGACCATGAGGGTACATATTACAGATTTACAAAGAATGAGGCAAAATCAAGTATCACAATGCAGGAGTGTACATCTCTAAGCGGTGATTGGAAAGATGTTGCAAACTATAATTTGGGTAGTATGACAGGCTATGAAGGTCCTACAATTTATAAATTAAACGGTAAAAATGAATGGTGCTTACTTCTTGACTACTTCTCAAAGAGTAAGGGCTATAAGCCTTTTGTAACAACCGATATTACAAAGGGTGAATTTACGGCAGATTCAGACTTCTCGTTTGACGGTACATATCGTCACGGTACTGTAATGCCGATTACACAGGCTGAATATGAAAGATTAACAGCTGAATAATGTGAAAAACTGCGGGTAACAATACTCGCAGTTTTTTTATTTGACAAGTGTGATATAATTAGAATAAAAACGTAAGGTGATTAATATGAACAAAAGAGAAGAACTTGCCAGACAGGCATTTAAAGAGGGATACAACTGCTCACAGGCAATGGTGGCGGCGTTTAGCGACTTGATGGAAATGGATAAAAAGACGGCACTGAGACTTGCGTCATCATTCGGCGGCGGAATGGGCAGAATGAGAGAAGTTTGCGGTGCCGTAACGGGAATGTTTATGGTTGTCGGAATTTTGTACGGATATGACGACGCGAAAGATTATGAGGGTAAAAAAGATACCTACGCACTTGTGCAGGAACTCGCAAATCAATTTAAAGCGGAAACAGGCTCTATTATATGCCGAGAACTTTTAGGACTTGACGGAAAAGATAACAGTCCCGTTCCGTCAAAGAGAACAGAAGAATATTATAAGAAACGCACTTGCGAAGATAAAGTCGGTCTTGCGGCAAAAATACTTGACGAATATATCCAATCGCATTGCCCTAACGGAACTTGCAATTTTTAACTGACAAAGTCTTTACAGTTTGAAAAATATATGTTATAATGTAAATATATTAATAACAACTGATAAAATTAGACAGTAAAATCAATCAGTTAAAGGCTGAATTAAATAAAACAGTATAGGACATAAGGATTTATTAAAAGGTGTAAAGTCTTTGACAACAAATAAGACTTTGCACCCTTTTTTGTATTTTGGGGAGGATAAAAGAATGAAAAAGTTTATGATAGGATTATTATTTATTGTTTTATTATCAACAACATTAAGTGCGAATGCAGAAACAGTAGTTTTAAAAAGTAATGATTACGATAAGCCTCTAGATTCTTGTTATAAATATCGTGATATAGTTGTGAAAACTAACAACGGAATTCAATTCTGGTGGACAGGTACTGAATTTATACAATGCCCTTTTTTAGATACTAAATTTACAAAATCCGATGATTTGGTAGAGTGGCGTGATATGGATCTTAGCGATGAGGTGCGTATGAAAATTAGTGGATTGCATCGTGCGAAAATTAAGCATTACGGGGATAAATATATTGTATATAATGAAATATATTTCAACCCTTCTCTAGTAATAGATAAAATGATAAGAAAACGTGGTTCGGCAATTATGCCAATATATATATTGGATGAAAATTTTAATTTGTTATGCGAAGTTCAGTTGGATAATCCGTTAACCGATTTTGAATATGTAGACGGTGTTTATTATGCTGAAACACAAGAATACACAAAATTAGGACCACAAGAATATGAAAGTAAAAATACTATTTACTATTCTTATGATGCGATTGATTGGCAAATTGATAATGAAAGGAGTAGTATGCCGCAAAGCAATGGCAGAAATACGCTTGTATTTCAAGGAAAGTTGACAAATTACGTAAACTTAAGTAATTATAGGTTTGAAGTGAAAGATATGTTCATAGAAAAAAATAAGTCGGATTTAATTAAAGTGGTGCAAGAAAGACCTATAACATGTTACTATAAAGCAAAGGGTAATATCTATGTTGAAACACAATATGATAATGTTGATACATTCAGAATATCTCGTGACGGTGTATATTCTGTTGATGTAGCAATCCCTGCAGACAGTGATGATGAACATATTATTATATGTGATTTGTGGAAAGATAAGCTTGTTTTATGGACCAGAAACAGATTAATAGAATATGATATGGCAGATATTGAAGATGTATTAAATGAAAAATGCCCGTCGGATACGCCCTATATTGAGTTTAACGGTAATATTCTCGGCTTTGACGTACCGCCGATTATCGAAGACGGCAGTACGCTTGTGCCTATGAGATTTTTGTTCGAGCAAATGGGAGCAGATGTTGAATGGGATAGTGAAACTCAGACAGCAACAGCAACGATTGAGAATAAGGCAGTAACATTTTCAATAGATAACGTCAACGCAAGAATAAATAATAAACCCGCTAAAATGGATGTGCCTGCAAGACTCGTAAACGGCAAAACAATGGTACCGCTACGCTTCCTTTCGGAAAATATGGGATATGACGTAGATTGGGATGCCGATAGCAGAACGGCGATAGTACGCTAATATCATTTTATTAATTTACAAGTTTTAAACCTGTAATAATAAAAAGGAAAAAAAACTAATAAATACTTGATTTTTTAGACAAAATATATTAAAATATAATTATTAATATTAAATTACAAAAGATTCAGGAGGATTAATTTATGATTACAGCTGGTGAATTTAGAAATGGCAGAACCTTTGAACACGAAGGTAATGTATTTCAAATCGTAGAATTTCAGCACGTTAAGCCTGGTAAGGGTGCTGCTTTCGTAAGAACAAAGCTTAAGAACATAATCAGCGGCGGTGTCGTTGAAAAGACATTCAGACCTACAGAAAAGTTTGAAGAAGCTCATATCGACAGAAAGGATATGGCTTATTCATACGGTGATGATGATTTCTATCATTTTATGGACAACGAAACATTCGATATGCTTGACATTGCTAAGTCAGAAATCGAAGAACAAATGAAGTTCGTTAAGGAAAATGACGTATGTAAGGTTATGTCTTACAAGGGTAACGTATTCGGTGTTGAACCGCCTACATTCGTTGAACTTGAAGTCGTTGATACAGAACCGGGTTTCGCAGGTAACACATCTACAAACGCTACAAAGCCTGCTACTCTTGAAACAGGTGCTACAATTCAAGTACCTCTATTCGTTGATATGAACGAAGTTATCAGAGTAGACACAAGAACAGGCGAATACATGGAAAGAGTAAAATAAGTCTGAATAAAATCGCACACGGCACTTATTTTGTGTTGTGAACAATTTTCTTTCAGCCTTTTGAATGAAAGGAGATTAATTATGGAAGATTTAATTAAAAAAGTTTCATATCTAAAGGGTTATGCAGACGGTCTTGACCTTAGCCCAAAGAGTGACGAAGGTAAGCTTATTATCAAATTGCTTGACGTTATGTCTGAAATGGCTGATACTATTGAAGAATTAAACTCAAGAGTTGATGATGTTGAAGATGTTGTTGACGAGCTTGATGATTGCGTACTTGAAATTGCCGACGATTTGTACGGTGACGATGAGTATGACGATTATGATGACGATGACGACGATGATTATATCGACGATTATGATGACGATGATTACGACAGTGACGGAAATGATTATTTTGAAATTCAATGTCCTAACTGTGGTGAAGACGTTATGATTGATTTTGATATGATTGACGATGATAACGCTATCGTATGTCCGAACTGTCACGAAGAAATCGAACTTGAGTTTGATTGCGATTGTGACGATGATGACTGCGACTGCGGACACGAACATTAATATTGAATTGAATAAAAAAGGACTGTTAAGTCCTTTTTTTATTGAGGTGACTTATGAAAGGACTTTATATTCACATACCGTTTTGCAAACAAAAATGCAAGTATTGTGATTTTGTATCATTTCCGTGTATGGAGGATACGGCGGACAAATACGTTGACGCGCTAAAGCGTGAGGCGGAACAATACAGGGGAGAAAAAATAGATACAATATTTATCGGCGGCGGTACACCGTCAATTTTAACACCGAAACAAATCGAAGAAGTTACGAAAATGTGCTTTGATGTATTTGACGTTGCGAGTGACTGCGAATTTACGACAGAGGCAAATCCGGGAACAATGGATGATGACAAAATTAAAGCAATGTTAAACGGCGGTATAAATCGTATAAGCGTAGGTGTACAGTCGTTCAATGATGATGAACTGAAAAAAATCGGAAGAATACACGACGCAAAGACGGCATATAATACAATTTGTCATTTAGATAAAATGGGTTTTCAAAATATAAATCTTGACCTTATGACCGCACTGCCGTCACAGACGTTTGAGAGTCTAAAAAATACTTTAAACACAGCCGTCAGCTTGCCTGTAAAGCATATATCGGCATACAGTCTTATAATTGAGGACGGAACACCTATTGAAAAGGAATATTCAAAAGGATTGCTTGATATTCCGAATGAAGATACTGACAGAGAAATGTATATGCATACAGTTGATTTTCTCGGTAAGAACGGCTTTAAACAATATGAAATATCGAATTTCGCAAAGGACGGATACGAGTGCAGGCATAACGTAAAGTATTGGACAGGTGAGGAGTATATCGGCTTAGGTACGGCGGCACATTCATATATCGGAAACTGCCGTTTTTACAACACGTCCGACATAAACGAATATATCGGCGGTGCGGAAAAGGAAGTAATCGAATTGAGCGAAAATGATAAGATAGCAGAATTTATGATTACCGGACTTCGTATGAACAGGGGAGTAAGCGAAACTGATTTTAAGTCGCGTTTCGGCAAGGGTATAAATGATGTATTCGGCAGTGAATTTGATAAATTTATAAAGCTCGGACTTATGCAATATATTGACGGAAGATACAGTCTTACGTTGGACGGGATTAACGTGTCAAACTCGATTTTGTGCGAGTTTGTATAAGAAATTTGGCAATATGGGATAATTTATGAACATTTTATGAAAAGTTATATTAATCACTTGACAATCGGGTATAATAGTGGTATCTTATAATTGTTAGCACTCAAGGTGTATGAGTGCTAACAAGAAAATGCTTATATGACATCTTGTTTAAAGATAGAAAGGAATGTTTGTATATGGATTTGAACGACAGAAAAAGAAAAATCCTGCAAGCAATCATTGATGAATATATAGGCACTGCTGAACCTGTCGGTTCAAGGTCGATTTCCAAAAAGGAAAACTTGGGTTTGTCCAGCGCGACAATCCGTAATGAAATGGCAGACCTTGAAGAAATGGGTTATCTGATACAACCGCATACTTCTGCGGGACGTATTCCGTCAGATGAGGGATACAGATTTTACGTTAATTCGCTTATGCGGAAGTATAAAATAGGTATGGAAGCAGTTGCACAGCTGCAAAGCGTACTTGAAACGCGTGTCAGTCAGCTTGAAAAGCTGATTAGATATGCCGGTGCAATAGCGTCAAATCTTACCGAATATACAACGGTTGTTACAGCGCCTAAGGAGCAGGAATTTGAAATTAACAAGATTGACCTTGTGCCGATTGCCACGCAAACGGTAATGCTTATTGTTGTAACAAGAACTGTAAGAAACAAGGTGATGAATATCGACATTGACAGTGCAACGTGTATGTCACTTGCAAATATATTAAACGAACATCTTGCCGGACTTAAAGCCGGAGAGATAACGTTTGATAAGATACAGGATATTCAAAAAGATATTGAAAACAGACTTTCACTTCATCCGAAAGTTTTGATTGATATAATGCACTTTGTGTATGAAACGATAACGGACAGCGGTGAAACAGAAATATATGTCAACAATGCAAAGTCAATATTGAAATATCCCGAATACAACGATGTTGAAAAAGCGGAAAAGATATTTACTTTCCTTGATGACAAAGAAAATTTGAAAAAGCTTGTTGCCTCAAGCGACGCTGACGGAATTGAGGCTAAAATCGGTAAAGAAAACGATTTTGAAATATTGCAGGATTGCTCATTGGTAACTATCAATTATTCACTCGGCAATAAAAAAGCCGGGAAAATCGGAGTTATCGGACCTAAACGGATGAATTATTCAAAGGTTTTTGCAAGCCTTGACCTTATTTCAAATGAAATAGATAAAATACTCAACGAATATATAAGTGATGAGTAGAGAAAGGGGTAATCAGATGGCTAAGAAGAATGAGGAAGTCAATGAGGAGACATTAGATAAAGAAACAGAAAAAACGGCTGAACCTAAAGAGGCAGAAAAGTCAAACGAGGAAGTCCTTGAAGAAAAGCTGAAAGAACAGACTGATAAATATATGCGTCTGTATGCCGAATATGACAACTACCAAAAGCGTTCGCAGCGTGAAAAAGATATGCGTTACGGTGACGCGGTAATTGATACGGTCGGTGCAATTCTTTCGATAGGCGACAACCTTGAAAGAGCACTTGCGACTGAAGTTCAGTCGGAGGACGGTCAAAAAATGAAAGACGGTATTGAAATGGTTTTAAAACAGTTCAATGAAACGCTTTCAAAGTTGGGCGTTACGCCGATTAAGGCAGAGGGTGAACAGTTTGACCCTAATCTTCATAATGCGGTTATGCACATTGAAGATGAAACAATAGACGACAACACAGTTGTCGAGGATTTAATGAAAGGCTACATATATAAGGACGGCCGAGTAGTCAGACACAGTATGGTAAAAGTAGCAAATTAATTATAAATTAGGAGGAATTAAAAATGGGAAAGATTATAGGTATAGACTTAGGTACAACAAACAGTTGTGTGGCTGTTATGGAAGGCGGTAACCCTAATGTTATCACTAACAGCGAAGGTGCAAGAACAACTCCTTCAGTTGTTGCATTCCAAAAAGACGGTGAAAGAATTGTAGGTCAGGTTGCAAAGCGTCAAGCCGTAACAAATGCT includes:
- a CDS encoding LamG-like jellyroll fold domain-containing protein; this encodes MNKKKIISTILACAMLPFGGLISASAQDTKPTYVQLNPADASPFNNGEFQGWGTALCWWANRLGYSEKLTNAAAEAFFSDEGLGLDIARYNLGGGDDPTHNHINRSDSKVPGVYSDYKLSSDSKDVKSITYDITKDQNQLNIAKAALKANPDLYFEGFSNSAPYFMTKTGCTSGGGTVNSDGTVTSNGKLNNLNDDMYDDFAKFIADATKLFKDNGIEFKSYSPMNEPDTDYWGYGSPKQEGCHFDPGTSQSKMITETRKALDNAGFTDVLVAGMDETSLKKTANNLGSLTDEAKIALGRVDTHTYSDRGYHAQVKAKALELGKNLWQSEVDKGGNGATLASMIIEDMNGMQPSAWVMWDIVDFHKDSKFIDPTSGNKTEENNDQYIKYDCNIYDPQKNIWTKSLWGVGMADHDKEKLVLTNKYYTYGQFTKYINPGDTIIASSANTLAAYNKNTGDIKIVANNGANSSDVDYVFDLSGFNTVGINVREIRTDMAGNEKWAEIKDGAVLDGKTLTTTLKANTVTTYLIETGAKVTSFEPTSTGLKYSYTPSETLNGYNQYFAVYDKNGLLKAVTVNQPTGELTGDFTDCTFKFMAWDGVTPKATVTNTTSQLGTDYAVITGSDVEIKRGDEVQLALGTNLKGDVTWSVDSDATENGIAEISQTGLLKAKKPGKVTVTVKVGDYTTSKTYDITVYATISGAATVGVGKTSQYTLDTNAEGTPVWSVSDEKVATVSQDGTVTGVSAGTVTITATIGDVKATKDIKVTMYTLSGTASWGNASTAPSDANDYRKAADGDLNTYFDGVQNGYVMYDFVKTVKVNNVKLAARSGKGMPERTVGGKIQASNDGITWTDLYTITSAIPSSQYTIIESKDLNNQNAYRYFKYTNDTNMTNIAEFLVDATPSEETAVGAPSVTDIDEMSDDFEDSTNIFNASAGDLSADGNQVYATGLERFGNVFVPVKATAKAELTEAQTLTSKDKFRLTFDMFSGWEQNGKENTFSVKDADGNEIVGFTITGGGYNLNQMRIGGTDVLADSEKPIIQCKSTDVKNGALRGANGWQTSSQKYANNMGLNKKVEIIIDGTGSASVSFTGGETDVSYTGTISTPISVKSLELTGSYNGARGRVVSYDNFDADVISYSSELVAPTPTPEPTAAPTVPESGELINMNFDNGDLTSTSSYGKATGTPKFVTVDNKKCIQFDGTSGTVVTLTDANGNSLLTGQKNITISFKVKPTTTTTSWWFFASPNSSAQTYQKEQYLGAMTNNSTLTSERYNNSGTRSEAAKGAYNTNEWNDVIISIADGVTDVYVNGTRTSSVNSTVNISDMLGKNSVAYIGKANWGSGEYATGYIDDFVIYNYAYENPLNSLDLGDLTAVTSDITIPTQEGVTWSTSDAAVVTTAGKITRSDETKTATLTAKMTKDGVEFTRNFDVTVLGYTAVIDSFKAYADGNKIVYASDCDSTKDKYAVKVSLADSDGTAVGTEQTNAAGSFDNLEVGKYKITATLSDGTTEKKKVEKTINIKNLDDMSAYLFVHFVDTQEDATREQIYFSVSKDGKTWTTLNNKQPYLTSNVGTQGVRDPYILRGEDGKFFIIATDLSVYNLKNNWTAAAQQGSKSIVVWESSDLVNWSEASLVKINNDNAGCTWAPEACYDPEKDEYMVFWASVVSDDSYQKYRIYRSYTKDFKTFSAPELYIEEPNAVIDTTIIDHEGTYYRFTKNEAKSSITMQECTSLSGDWKDVANYNLGSMTGYEGPTIYKLNGKNEWCLLLDYFSKSKGYKPFVTTDITKGEFTADSDFSFDGTYRHGTVMPITQAEYERLTAE
- a CDS encoding C-GCAxxG-C-C family protein; protein product: MNKREELARQAFKEGYNCSQAMVAAFSDLMEMDKKTALRLASSFGGGMGRMREVCGAVTGMFMVVGILYGYDDAKDYEGKKDTYALVQELANQFKAETGSIICRELLGLDGKDNSPVPSKRTEEYYKKRTCEDKVGLAAKILDEYIQSHCPNGTCNF
- a CDS encoding copper amine oxidase N-terminal domain-containing protein, which gives rise to MKKFMIGLLFIVLLSTTLSANAETVVLKSNDYDKPLDSCYKYRDIVVKTNNGIQFWWTGTEFIQCPFLDTKFTKSDDLVEWRDMDLSDEVRMKISGLHRAKIKHYGDKYIVYNEIYFNPSLVIDKMIRKRGSAIMPIYILDENFNLLCEVQLDNPLTDFEYVDGVYYAETQEYTKLGPQEYESKNTIYYSYDAIDWQIDNERSSMPQSNGRNTLVFQGKLTNYVNLSNYRFEVKDMFIEKNKSDLIKVVQERPITCYYKAKGNIYVETQYDNVDTFRISRDGVYSVDVAIPADSDDEHIIICDLWKDKLVLWTRNRLIEYDMADIEDVLNEKCPSDTPYIEFNGNILGFDVPPIIEDGSTLVPMRFLFEQMGADVEWDSETQTATATIENKAVTFSIDNVNARINNKPAKMDVPARLVNGKTMVPLRFLSENMGYDVDWDADSRTAIVR
- the efp gene encoding elongation factor P, with translation MITAGEFRNGRTFEHEGNVFQIVEFQHVKPGKGAAFVRTKLKNIISGGVVEKTFRPTEKFEEAHIDRKDMAYSYGDDDFYHFMDNETFDMLDIAKSEIEEQMKFVKENDVCKVMSYKGNVFGVEPPTFVELEVVDTEPGFAGNTSTNATKPATLETGATIQVPLFVDMNEVIRVDTRTGEYMERVK
- a CDS encoding CD1247 N-terminal domain-containing protein; the protein is MEDLIKKVSYLKGYADGLDLSPKSDEGKLIIKLLDVMSEMADTIEELNSRVDDVEDVVDELDDCVLEIADDLYGDDEYDDYDDDDDDDYIDDYDDDDYDSDGNDYFEIQCPNCGEDVMIDFDMIDDDNAIVCPNCHEEIELEFDCDCDDDDCDCGHEH
- the hemW gene encoding radical SAM family heme chaperone HemW produces the protein MKGLYIHIPFCKQKCKYCDFVSFPCMEDTADKYVDALKREAEQYRGEKIDTIFIGGGTPSILTPKQIEEVTKMCFDVFDVASDCEFTTEANPGTMDDDKIKAMLNGGINRISVGVQSFNDDELKKIGRIHDAKTAYNTICHLDKMGFQNINLDLMTALPSQTFESLKNTLNTAVSLPVKHISAYSLIIEDGTPIEKEYSKGLLDIPNEDTDREMYMHTVDFLGKNGFKQYEISNFAKDGYECRHNVKYWTGEEYIGLGTAAHSYIGNCRFYNTSDINEYIGGAEKEVIELSENDKIAEFMITGLRMNRGVSETDFKSRFGKGINDVFGSEFDKFIKLGLMQYIDGRYSLTLDGINVSNSILCEFV
- the hrcA gene encoding heat-inducible transcriptional repressor HrcA, with the protein product MDLNDRKRKILQAIIDEYIGTAEPVGSRSISKKENLGLSSATIRNEMADLEEMGYLIQPHTSAGRIPSDEGYRFYVNSLMRKYKIGMEAVAQLQSVLETRVSQLEKLIRYAGAIASNLTEYTTVVTAPKEQEFEINKIDLVPIATQTVMLIVVTRTVRNKVMNIDIDSATCMSLANILNEHLAGLKAGEITFDKIQDIQKDIENRLSLHPKVLIDIMHFVYETITDSGETEIYVNNAKSILKYPEYNDVEKAEKIFTFLDDKENLKKLVASSDADGIEAKIGKENDFEILQDCSLVTINYSLGNKKAGKIGVIGPKRMNYSKVFASLDLISNEIDKILNEYISDE
- the grpE gene encoding nucleotide exchange factor GrpE — translated: MAKKNEEVNEETLDKETEKTAEPKEAEKSNEEVLEEKLKEQTDKYMRLYAEYDNYQKRSQREKDMRYGDAVIDTVGAILSIGDNLERALATEVQSEDGQKMKDGIEMVLKQFNETLSKLGVTPIKAEGEQFDPNLHNAVMHIEDETIDDNTVVEDLMKGYIYKDGRVVRHSMVKVAN